The genome window TAGTTTTGGATAAGGAGGTTGTTCACGGAGGAATGCCAAAACGCATAGAGAATGCAAAGATTGCATTGCTCAATGCACCACTTGAAATTGAAAAGACAGAGTTTGATGCAAAGATAAACATCAACTCCCCAGATCAAATGCAGATCTATATAGACGAGGAAAACAAGATGCTCAAAAAGCTTGTAGACAAGATAGTCGCATCTGGCGCGAACATCGTCTTGTGCCAAAAGGGAATAGACGACATGGCGCAGTATTATCTTGCAAAAGCAAACATCCTTGGAGTTAGAAGGATCAAGGAGAGCGACCTAACCAAGCTTTCAAAGGCAACTGGTGCTAGAATTGTCACCAACATCAACGAGCTGACAGACAAGGATCTTGGCTCTGCAAAGATTGTCGAAGAGAGACAGGTAGAGTCAGACAAATGGGTCTTCATCGAAGGATGTAAGAATCCAAAAGCCGTCTCAATTTTAGCCAGAGGTGGCTCACAAAGAGTGGTAGATGAAGTAGAACGCTCAATCCACGATGCCTTAATGGCAGTAAAGGATGTGGTGGAATATCCAGTCATCCTAGTTGGTGGAGGGGCCCCAGAAGCCAGAGTAGCAGCAAAACTAAGAGAATGGGCAAACTCGTTAGAGGGACGCCCACAGTTAGCAGCGCAAAAATTCGCAGAAGGTCTTGAGACCATACCGTTGGTTCTGGCCGAAAATGCCGGAATGGATCCGCTTGATACTCAGGTCCAGCTCAGATCAAAAGCGACGTCAGGAAAAGCAACCTTTGGAATTGACGTAACAAATGCCAAAGTAGCTGACCTTGAGTCCCAGAACGTGATAGAGCCGCTTGCAGTAAAGGAGCAAGTGGTAAATGCGGCAACAGAGGCAGCATGCATGATTCTGCGAATCGATGATGTCATTGCGGCATCAAAATCCTCAAGTCATGCTCCAAGTCCTGCCGGCCTACCCGGAATGGGTGGCATGGGCGGAATGGACATGTAACCTCTCTTTTCATTTTTTGTTACTCGTGTTGCAAGACAGACAATACATGATACATAATTTTGATTTCGCGTATCTTACAATGTTGAATGCTCGAATTATGTCTGAAGAGCCCAGACATTTAATGTCCGGGCCCCAAATGGGCCCACAGGGATTTGAACCCTGGATTTTCGCCGTGTAAGGGCGACGTCATAACCGATCTGGACCATGAGCCCAGCAAAATTCCTTCTCAGAAACCATTTAAACTTTGAGAAGTTGGACAAAAATAATCGTTGACTGACAAGACAGACATCGGCTTTTTCTCTAGCTCCATTGGACTGGGCCACGCAACGCGAGACATCGCAATCGCACAGCATTTTGACGGCATTTTAGCAAAATTTGTAACTGGAAACGGTGCTGCCAAATTATTTTCAGAGTACGGATTTTCAGTAAACGACTCCTATGTACCCCCAAAATTCAAAATCAAAAACGGATCGCTTCAGAAATCACTCAAATGGCTTTTTGCATATTACCAATACTACAAAGAATGCATAGGAATTGCAAAAGAATTTGTGAAAAACGAAAAACCCAAAGTGATCGTAAGCGATGAGGACTTTGCATCCCTTACAGTAGCACAACAAAACAAAATCCCGTCCATTCTAATCACAGACATCTTAGAGACAAGATTCACAAAAGGAATTGGTGCAGTTATCGAGAAGAAGATGAACCAGTCAATGAAAAACATCATACAAAATTGCAGTGTTGTGATAATGCCAGAATTTGGCCAAGATCAGGACAACATCAAAATGGTAGGACCAATAGTACGAGCCACAAAACATAGTAGAGACGAATTAAGGGAAAAATTCTCATTTTCCAGAAAAACAATCACACTAAGTGTAGGCGGAACTGATGCGGGTATGTTTCTAATTGAAAAAACAATCGACGTATTTTCAAAGCTAAATCTAGACGCAGACTTGGTGGTCGTGTCAGGACCATCTTTGAAAATAGACACACAAAACGTCAGAAATCTTGGATTTGTCAACAACCTGCACGAGATAATATACGCATCAGATCTTGTCATTTCACTTGCTGGAAAATCCACCATCGACGAGTCAAAAGCATATGGAACGCCTGGAATTTTCATTCCAATCAAGAACCACTTTGAGCAGGAAGACAATGCAAGACAGATTGGATACCAATACGAGGATGTTTTTCATCTTGATACCCTTATCCCCAGAAAACTAGAATCATGTAGAACCTCTGTTGAGACGAACGGCGCAAGCCGTGCCTATGAAATCATCAAGAAATATCTGACATAATCGCTAATGCTTAAAAGAGGATTTAGGTTTTTGAAAACCACGAATTGGAAAAACTAGCTGTTGCAAAATTTGGTGGTAGTGCAAGTGGAATTGATGGCGAGCACGTATTAGACATAATCAATCGCATCAAAGATCTAAAAAAAGACTCCAAAGTAATTACGGTTTTTTCCGCCCCCCTCACCATACATGACGGAAAGAGAAAATCACTAACTGACTTGGCATTGTTACTTGGAAGAAAAGCGGAGGAGGGAACAATACCCGATATCAATGAAATCAGAAGACCTTACGAGAAGATTCTCAATTTTGTATCAGAGTCATACATGACTGAATGCAAAAAAATAATCGATTCGTTTTTGGAAAAAACTCAGCAGGCATACAATGAGGCGATGCAGAGGCGCTTATTTGCAGACGAAGTACGTTCAAGGGCACTTGCGTTTTCAGGTGAAATTCTCATGTCATACATGATGAACTATATCATGAAAAGCAACGGCATAAAATCAGACGTAGTCTCATACGATATTTGGCCAATCATAACAGACAACAACATAGAGTCAACTAACTTTCTTGCCTCAGAGTCCATAAAGAGAATAGAGCCAGTAGAGCAACTTCTAAAGGAAAACGACGTTCTATCAATTGGTGGCTTTATTGGAAAAACAGTGGACGGTGCAGAGACCACGTACGAACGCGGAGGCTCAGATAGGACCGCGGCAGATCTGGGCATACTGTTTCACAAAAAATATGATACCAGAATTGATTTTGAAAAGGACAGTGCAGTCGTGTCAGCAGATCCAAGGGTCGTATCAGAAGAGCTGGAGGACATTTCTCAGCTTTCATACAACGAGGCAAGACTTGCAGGAATGTTTGGAATGAAAATCCTAGACCCTATTGCGATCAAAGAAATTTTGGAAAACGGAGTAGATATGCCAATCATGATAACAAACATGAAAAACCCGCAGAAAATAACAACCATAAAGAGAAGATCAGACAATCAAAACGGTCATCCGCTAAAAATTGTGACAGGGAAACGAAACTGCGCAATACTCAAAATAGAAAGCGAGTCCGCAAAGAGACTGCTTGAATCACTTGAAAAAGACAAAAGATACAGCGAGTTTGTCATACTTTCTCCCTTTACAAAAGACGATATCGAGTTTACAAGAATTCTATTTTTGGATTCTGATTATGTCAAGCGAAACGAAAGATATGTTCTTGGATTTGACTCCCTAGCCACAATCACGTACAATCGTGGAGTCATCACATTAATCGGAGATGAAATGTGGCGAGTCCACCAAATTGTGTCAAAGGCAAGCTCGCGAATAGGTGATGCAGGCCTCAACATCTTGAACATGGACGCGCAGGAAGAGACGTCACGGGTCATCATAGTGACTGATGACTCTGATGACAATATCGAAAAAGCAATTCGTGCAGTACATTCGGAAAGATCAAAAATAACATTTACTTGAATTTGAAAACAAAATCGCAAATGGCCCTTCAGGGTTGTCCCGTCAGAGCCACGCTGGGTTTGTTCTTGGACCATTTATCTAGATTCAGTCCGGCGTTACCCAAAACACGCACTGTTTAGTATTGATCGAAGCAATATTTAGACCTGATCTATATAGTCTATCAATTTCGTGCCTAGATTCACAATCACCAGATGCAGATGGAGTCAATTTTCTAGGTTATGCATGATTCATTGGCCGAATTTTCCGCCCGCAGCATACCACAACGCAAGGCCGGCCCCAATCATCACATACCACTTGATGTTTCTCTTGTCAAGGAACACGTTTTTTGGATTTAGTTCTTCTTCGGTATTAATCGACTTGCGTATTTTTCTCATCTCAAATCCCTGGCCAACAAGACCTCCTACAAGAAGCGCCACTGCTACAAACGGAATAATTGATTCCACGGTTAGGGTAACCATTTTCACATATTTAGTCCTGTGCCTGAACCATTCAGGATAACTCTTTAAATTACGAATGTTTATGCATCGTTCTATGAAAGAAGTGGGCAAGATCTGGATGAACGGTAAGCTTGTACCGTTCAAGGACGCAAAGGTTCACGTCTTGACCCATGCATTGCATTATTCAACTGCAGTCTTTGAGGGAATCAGATGTTATAACACACCAAGGGGCTCTGCCATTTTTAGACTTCCAGAACATGTAGACAGATTATTCAAATCAGCAAAAATGTATTCAATGAAGATGCAGTTTTCAAAGGATCAGATCACAGATGGAATAATAAAAACAGTAAAGGCAAGCGGTCTTAAGGAATGCTACATCAGACCTCTAGCATATTACGGATATGGTACGATGGGACTGACTCCGACTCCAAACAAAGTAGACGTTTCAATAGCATGTTGGGAATGGAAGCTTGGCGAGTCAAAGGCAGGAAAACTGACAGGTGCAAGGTGTAAGATTTCAAGCTGGCTCCGAATAGATTCCAGATCGCAGCCAATGCAGGCAAAGGCAGCGTCAAACTATGCAAATGCGGCACTGGCAAGAGTAGAGGCCCTAAACAACGGATACGATGAAGCAATAATGCTAAACTATCATGGAAAAATAACAGAGGGCAGTGCAGAAAACATTTTTGTGATAAGAAATGGTGAAATTTTCACACCGCCACTTACATCTGGAATACTGGAGGGAATCACACGAGATAGTGCCATCCAGATACTTGCCGCAAACGGACAAAACGTAATTGAAAGAGAACTTGACAGGGACGACCTTTATTCTGCAGACGAGATATTCATGACAGGCACCGCTGCGGAGGTAAAGTCAGTATCCCAAGTAGACGACATTATTATCGGAGATGGAAAAATTGGCATGACCACAAAACAACTGCAGAAATCATTCATGGATGTAGCAATGGGCAAAGATGAGCGATTTGTTCACTGGCTAAAATACATCTAGAACGCAGGTTTTTTAGAGATTTTACTGTACCAAAACCATGGATTCTTGCTCAGTAGGCGGAAAGAGCGACGAAATTTGCTGGTTTTGCAAAAAGGGCAGGCATTCAGAATGCATGAAAGAAATCCCAATCGATGCAAAATCAGAAGGTCCACATGACTGTACATTTGACACCAAGATGATACCTTGCAAGTGTGCCCACTGAAATATCAAATACTACATTCCTTGAGACCATACCATGAGTAACAATACAGAATATTGGAACAAGTATGCAGAAAATTCTAATTCAAATTATAACGAAGAGATGGCAAAGTTCATCCGAGACTTGGCAGTGTCATTAAGGGTTCAAAATGTGCTCGAGGTTGGTTGCAATTCCGGAAATGACTTGAAATTATTCCCGCAAGAACTTGACGTTTCTGGAATTGATCCTAACGAGTCTGCAATTAGAAAGGCTAGCCAGAGCCTGCCACACTTCAAGTTCAAAGTAGGCTCGATTACTGAACTGCCGTTTGAAGATTCTTCCTTTGATTTTGTATTTACAAGAAATGTTCTAAACTATATTGGTGATGAAAACATGAAAAAATCAGTAAATGAGCTGTTCAGGGTTTCTCGAAAATATATTTTAAATGTTGAATATTTTTCAGATAATGAAAGTCAGATACCAGACGCTTTCATTTCGATACGGGGCAGAAACATGTACAAACGCTGGCTTGATTTTAAGGTAAAGATAATCAGTAATGTGGACATGCATGAAGAGATTGATCCGAAAAAATCCAAATTTACTCTAATAAGAAAAATTTAGTATGTAGCAGTTTTCGTCTTACTTGCTACTTGTTGGTTTTACAGTCGTCGGCTTTGTCGTTGTCTTTGGTTTTGGTTCTGTCTTCTTTGGTTCTGTCTTCTTTGGTTCTGTCTTCTTTGGTTCTGTCTTCTTTGGTTCTGTCTTCTTTGGTTCTGTCTTCTTTGGTTCTGTCTTCTTTGGTTCTGTCTTCTTTGGTTCTGTCTTCTTTGGTTCTGTCTTCTTTGGTTCTGTCTTCTTTGGTTCTGTCTTCTTTGGTTCTGTCTTCTTGTCAGTTGTATCAGACTTGACTAAATCAGTGCCTGCTTGCTTTGCAGAACCGTAATTCCAGACTGTTTCTCCGTTGAATTTTATTCTTGCCAGTCCTTGTTTTCCTAACTCCTGAACTGCCGGAGGCAGTGGGTCATAAAGCAACGGCTTTGAGAATTTCTGACCGTCCGTTATCATCCAGTGAACCAAATGAACTAGAGCTTTGGCCTCATCCATGTCTTTTACCGACCTGTCAATGTTCTCATAGAGAAGCAGATAGGTAAAACTTGCAATCGGATACGAATTTTCGCCTGGTGCGTTAGTAATGCTTACTTTGCTCCAATCGGCTTCTGCTTTTGGTAGTTGATTTACGTCAAATGCACTTACCGCTGCAAATACAGATTCAAGGTTTGGTTCTATGAATTTGGTCTTGTCTGCGTTTTGCAAATATGCATAGGTCATTCCATTTTGAAATGCATATGCTAACTCAACATATCCAATTGCATACTTTGTGTTTCTTGTAGCCCATGCAACACCCTCGTTTCCTGCAGCTCCAACACCTGTTGGCCATGGAACGCTTTTTCCTGCACCTACTTTGGTAGCCCATTCCTTGCTTACTTTTGATAGATAGTCTGTGAACACGTATGTGGTTCCCGAACCATCCGATCGTCTAGTAACAAGTATTGGCCTGTCCGGCATCTTGGTTTCTGGATTTAATTCAGCAATTTTTGGATCGTTCCATCTCTTTATTTTTCCAAGGTAGATGTCAGCTACGATTTCGCCCGTTAGCTTGAGTCCTGATTTTGGAACTTCAGGCAAGTAGTACGCCATGACTACAGATCCAATTGCTTCTGGGATATGCAATGTGCCTGAAGCAAGATTAGCTTCGGCAGTTGTAAGTGGTGCATCAGAAGCTCCAAAGTTAACGGTTCTTTCCGTGTGCTGTTTTACGCCCCCACCACTACCAATTGACTGATAGTTCACATTTACATTTGGATGTAGCTTGTTGTATTCTACTCTCCAAGTATCAATTAGCGGATACGGGAATGTAGCGCCCGCTCCGTTTATTGCAAAGCTTTTGTCAGACTTTGGCGGTTCTGGTCCAGACGCTGCGCTTGCAGACAAAGGTACAAAGACACTTGTCATAAGAATCAGACTGAGTGTTATTGAAAGTATTTTCTTCATTGATCAACGAGATTGTAATTTGATATATACAAATAATTGACATAGATTACATTTCATTCGTAAGTAGTCATATACTATATAGATTTGATTAAATACAAATTAAATTATTACAAAAATGCCTAATTTTTGAGAATCAAATTGTTTTTCCATGCGTAAAATTAAGATTAGAATTTTGATCTATATAGTCTACAGCATACACCATATGATACGCAATCAATATGGAATCTTCTTTATTATTTGTCTGCCAAAACGGCATCAATGATGAAAAACAAAACAATAACGACATCTGTTATTGCAGCAATTGCAATTACATCAATCGCATTGGTTTTTGGCTTATCACAAACCCAAAACATCGCTGCAGACACACCACAGGGAAACAGTGTCTATGTATTTGCCGAAGGAGTAAATCCGCAAATAACGTTCGGATTCAGAGATGGTACAGAAGTATCTGATTTCCAAGCATTTACACAAACTAATGCATTAAGTGGGGCTAACGGTATAGCTACTCAGCCAGAATTTACGCTAGTAAAAGTACCTGGTAATACACCACTCCTTTACAAAGCAGCCGATGAATTACTCGTAAAAGGTAAACGCGGCAGTATTGAATGGCAGTACAACAGATTCGACGCCAAAGTAGATCTAGTACAGGCTGGAGAACCAGTTAGATCCTTCAAATACACTGGCTGCGAAGTTACCAGCTATAGGGTGTATACTGATTGGGACAAAGAAGAAGGTTACACGACTGGTGGAAAGACAGGATTTGCTGTTCAGGACGAGTTTAAACTTCTGTGTCAGGGATTCTTTCCTCTAAATCCACAGTTAGACCAAATGAACGATGTAACATCAGAATATAAAACCAAATCCACGCTAGATCTGAAACAAGAAAACAACTAATTTTTTCTTTTTTATTTTTTATTTTTAATTATACAAAACTATTTTTCAGTTATAATGTTCTGAATGGTCTCATTTATTACAACTTCAATTATATCACTAGAGTATTCTGCAGTTCTTCGGATGTCTTCTAGAATAAACTTGATAGCAGTAGAGTTTTTTGACTCTCTCATCCCATACATGAGTTCCTTTTCGTCCTCTATCACTTTGGCTATGTTTGAGGCTACTTTTTCGGCCAAAATGTGGTCCTTATTGACTAGTGCAGATATGGAATTTTCAAAACAGCCAATCACCCCATTGCTCAGCATCTCTAATTCCTTGAGCATTTTTGGCTCGAGTGGTTCCTTTAGAAATCGGGTTCGCTTTGCCATGAGTGCGGCGTGATCAGCGATTCTTTCTATTCGAGATATTACCGTCCTAAAATTAAGACAGTCAGACGGCTGTTCCAATCCCACATCATAAAGCATGCTTGCATTTTGTATTGCCATCATCAGAGTTCTCATGATATAAAGGCTGAATCTGTCTACTTCGTCATCCATCCGTGCAACTTCCTCCCCGTATTCAACATCATGTTTTTTCAGAGCCTCGATTGCTTCACGATGCATGCTTGATGTCATAAGGTACATTCTTTTGAGCGCCACATCAAATGTTAATTCCGGAAGTCGAGTCAGAATCTGTATTGTTATGGATTCAGAATCAGACTCAACTATTTCCGTTCCTATCATCGAGCGGCGAACCAGATCCTTGATCAAACGTGAGTGCTCGGAGAGTATCTTCATCCCCCTTGTAGTTATTTGGATTGTTTTGTAGCCGTTCAGATACAACGCAATGATTTTTCTTCGTATGGATTCTTCAGGATCTTTTTGGCTAATTGTGATGATTGCCTTTTTTGCAGGCATCTCGGCACCGATTCCAGGATAAAGCGTCATGGACCTGTTTGCATTTTTTATTATTGTCATGTTATCACCGTTTTTGACTTTGAGCTCATCAACCCATTTTTTTGGAAGAGAAATTGTATATGTAGAACCGCCGCTTATCTGTATGCGCCTAGTTTGCTTTGTATCCTGTAATGATTGCAATCAGTATTTTAGAGATTTAACAGCTAATACTGGTTTGGTCTGTAAACTATATTGAGGCATATAGAACTATGTTCTCTCGGTAGAGTATGTACAGATCTTAGATAAGTCAAAGCAAGTTAGCCATCATATGTCAAAGCAGATTCCCTTCAGCAAGCGTAGGCTGCCTACCGACAAATTATTCAAAATTGGCGCCATGGTTGCAGGCTCGTATGTTTTGGTAATTATTGTGCTAATAGTATTTCAGTTATCATCAGAGTCTTACCCCATTTGGCAGCGCGAGGGGCTGGCGTTTTTGACAGGCTCAGATTGGAATGCAGTCGAGGGAAGAGAGTCATTTGGTGCAGCCCCCTACATACTTGGTACGCTGGTCACGGCAAGCCTTGCGATGATAATCGGTGTCCCATTGAGTATCGGTATTGCCATGTTCATTTCCCAGGCTCCGAAATATTTGAGCGGGCCCCTTTCTATTTTGATAGAATTGCTTGCAGCAGTTCCAAGCATAATATATGGACTGTGGGGAATTTTTGTTTTCAGGCAGATAATGCTTGATTGGGTCGAGTATCCGTTATACGGCATATTTGGAGACAATGTTTGGATTTTTTCTTCTGCCCCATTTGGACTAGACATCTTTAGTGCAAGTGTAATACTTGCAATTATGATCATCCCCACCATTTCTGCCGTGTCAAGGGAAATAATGATTGCAGTTCCCCAACAGCAAAAGGAGGCAGCATATATGCTTGGCGCGACCAAATGGGAAATGTTCAGGCTTGCCGTATTTCCCTATGCAAAAACAGGTCTAATTGGCGCTGCAATCTTAGGACTAGGCAGGGCAGTGGGCGAAACAATGGCAGTAACAATGCTAATTGGAAATGCCACGGGTCCAAGCGCCTTTCCACAATCATTATTCCAACCTGGGCAGACAATGTCAAGCATAATTGCAAACGAGTTCATTGAGGCATCTCCTGCATCATTGCACCTCCCAGCACTAGTAGGCGTTGGTCTCATCTTGTTGCTAGTTGCAATCTGCATCAATGTTGTTGCTCACATACTTGTTTCAAGAATGCTAAAGGTAAGAGAGGGGGCAATCAACGCATGATGTCGTCAAGTCAAAAACGCGCAGAATACAGATTACTTTTCAAACAAAACGTTAGCGGCAGACTGATAGTAGACAAAATCATGATGGGGATTGTCTTTGGCTGTGTGATTGCTGCGGTTATTCCGCTGGGCAGTATTTTACTTGAGGTCTTTAAAAACGGAATTTCTGCAATTTCAATCGAGTTTTTGACGCAGGTGCCAGGAGCAATAGGCTCAGGAGAGGGCGGAATAGGTCCTGCCATTCAAGGAACGCTGATTATTATCGGAATGTCAAGCATAATCGGCGTGCCAATCGGCGTGATGTCTGGGATTTTTCTTGCTGAATTTGGAGACAACAGACTTGGAAGAACTGTTCGCTTTTTCAATGATGTCTTCATGGAGTTCCCATCCATAGTTCTTGGAATATTTGCATTTTTGGTAATAGTACTAGTGCTTGGGCACTTTTCGTTGTGGGCAGGTGCCTTTGCATTATCGCTCATAATGTTTCCAATCGTAGCTAGAACAACAGAGGAATCACTGAAGATGGTCCCAATGACATACAGGGAGGCAGGCATTGCACTTGGATTAAAAAAATGGGTGATCACTTTTAGAATTGTCCTTTCTGCGGCAAAAAGCGGGATGATAACGGGCATTTTGCTATCTGTGGGAAGAATTGGCGGAGAAACTGCGCCACTAATCATGACGGTTCTGGGAAGCAGTCAGTTTTTTTCAGGAGTCGACTCCCCCATGGACGCATTGCCACTTAGGATTTGGCGCATGTCACTTTTACCATACGACAGTGCCCAGATGCAGGGGTGGGGGGCAGCACTGGTACTGATAATCATAATTCTTGCGATCAACATCACTGTAAGATATTATTTTGCAAAAAAGAGTAAGAAAGGAAAGATCCTAAGCAAGTTAATGGGTATGAGAAAAAAGTGACAGCAATCATGGACAGTAAACAAGACGATATTGAAAACATGCAGGATGATCATTTAGATAGTGAAAAAAAATACAAAATGATTGCAGAAAACGTTTCTGTGTTTTATGACGATGTCGAGGCTGTCAAAAATGTCACGATGAAATTCAAGGAACGATCAGTGACATCTCTAATTGGCCCCTCAGGATGCGGCAAGACCACATTTTTGCGTTGCCTAAACAGAATGCACGACATGACAAAAAATGCCAGAGTGCAAGGAAGAATTCTATTAGACGGGGAGGATCTGTATGCAAAGGACAAGGATCCAATATACCACAGGCGCAAAGTCGGCATGGTGTTTCAAAAACCAAACCCATTCCCAACAATGTCAATTTATGATAACGTTGCAGCGGGACTTCGTCTAAACGGAGTAAAAGATAGAAAAATCCTAGACGAGATAGTAGAAGACTCTCTAAAGATGGCATATGTGTGGGATGAGGTAAAAAACAATCTCAAAAAGCCAGCAATAGAGCTGTCAGGTGGCCAACAACAGAGACTCTGTATTGCACGTGCACTTGCAATTCAACCAGAAGTATTACTAATGGATGAACCGGCATCTGCGCTAGATCCAATAGCTACGCAGAAAATCGAGGAGACGATTACAGAGCTTGCCAGAGAATTCACAATAATCATCGTAACACACAACATGCAGCAGGCTGTTCGCGTTTCAGATTATACTGCATTTATGTATCTTGGAGATCTGATAGAATTTAATGAGACAAAAAAGATTTTTACTCAGCCAAAAAATGAACTGACCTCAAAGTACGTAAAGGGGCAATTTGGATAGATGACTCGCCTTATCGATCCCTCACTGAAAGAGCTTTCCTTACTGATGTCAGAAATGGGCGATCTTTCAATTCAAGGAATAATGCTTGCAATAGACTCGTATATTTATGGGAAAAATAGCGCAAAACAGGTTCATGACATATCAGATGAAATCACAAAAAAATATTATC of Candidatus Nitrosotenuis sp. DW1 contains these proteins:
- the pstB gene encoding phosphate ABC transporter ATP-binding protein PstB, translated to MQDDHLDSEKKYKMIAENVSVFYDDVEAVKNVTMKFKERSVTSLIGPSGCGKTTFLRCLNRMHDMTKNARVQGRILLDGEDLYAKDKDPIYHRRKVGMVFQKPNPFPTMSIYDNVAAGLRLNGVKDRKILDEIVEDSLKMAYVWDEVKNNLKKPAIELSGGQQQRLCIARALAIQPEVLLMDEPASALDPIATQKIEETITELAREFTIIIVTHNMQQAVRVSDYTAFMYLGDLIEFNETKKIFTQPKNELTSKYVKGQFG
- the pstA gene encoding phosphate ABC transporter permease PstA, with protein sequence MMSSSQKRAEYRLLFKQNVSGRLIVDKIMMGIVFGCVIAAVIPLGSILLEVFKNGISAISIEFLTQVPGAIGSGEGGIGPAIQGTLIIIGMSSIIGVPIGVMSGIFLAEFGDNRLGRTVRFFNDVFMEFPSIVLGIFAFLVIVLVLGHFSLWAGAFALSLIMFPIVARTTEESLKMVPMTYREAGIALGLKKWVITFRIVLSAAKSGMITGILLSVGRIGGETAPLIMTVLGSSQFFSGVDSPMDALPLRIWRMSLLPYDSAQMQGWGAALVLIIIILAINITVRYYFAKKSKKGKILSKLMGMRKK